The stretch of DNA CCGCGATCTGAAGGAACGGCTGGATTTTTCCGGGAAGCAGATGGCCGACCTGTTCGGGCTCGCCAGCGCTCAGCAATGGCACAAGTACTGCGGCGGCAGCGAGCCGCGGGAAATGAGTCTGCCGATGCTGTTTCTCGCGGGAGCGCTGCTCAATCGCTCGTTCAGCGTCGAGGAAGTTTTCGACTGGTGCCGCGCAGTGGGCGCGCAGATCGAGACAAGCGAGCCGCCGGCCACGCCGGTACCCGATGGAGAGCAGCAGCCGTAGCGATGTCGCTCGGCTGCGCAGCTGCCACGCAGGCGCGCGCGGAATCGTGGTTTCAGTTCGAGGCCGGTCTCGGCGGAGCCTTCGTGAAGGACATGGGCGACGGCACCTGGATTCAGCAGGGCGCGCCCAATAACCGCGAGCGGCAGAAGTCCGTCGCGGTCATGGCCGGCATCACCGGTCAGCTTTACCAGCACGGGCCATGGGACGTTCGCTACCACGCGGACTACATCTATATCGGCAACTTCAGCGCCAGCGTCGACGGAGTGCCGGACGCGAACTACGACCCGGTGAAACACCGCATGGTCAACCTGCCCACGCAGATGCGCTACTCGCCGTTCAGCGGCCAGGGACATGTGCAGGGTGTGCCGCTCACGCTCGATGCCGGCTACACCTACCGCGGCTGGCGGCTCGGCGCCGAGGCCGGCGCCTGGGTCTACTGGCAGACGTGGCACGAGACGCTCTACAACCTCGCGGACCAGTGGCAGGACCTCTCGCACAGGACCTCGCCGCAGGTCGGCTTCGTCGTCGGCGCAAGCGTCGAGCGCGGTCGCCTGTCGGTCTCCTACCGCTACTACCAGATCTCGGCGAGGTGGAATCCCTATCCGGGGCTCGCCACGGGGGCGCACGTGCTCATGGTGCGCTACCGCTTTTAATGTGCCGCCGCTGCGGAACGATGCTGATGTCATTGAAGCGACAGTGAGATTCTGAAGCTGGCAGTCTGCTAATATCGCCAGTCTGCCGTGCTGGAGACCACCTTGTGACAATCAGGAGCCTTGAAGGCCTTCGCGGTGCCGCGGCGCTGCTCGTTGTGTTCTATCACCTCAATCTCGCCTTCCACTACCTGCTTGGAGTCGACTACCCAGCACTATTCGTGGCGCGCAACGGCTATCTTGCTGTCGATCTATTCTTCGTTCTGAGCGGCTTCGTTATCAACCGTGCCTATAGAAAGACGATCGATGGTTCGCCGGAATTGTTCCGGTTCATGATCCGGAGATTTGGACGAATCTGGCCGCTACATATCGCGACGACGATCATTCTGGTAATCGGGACCGTGACGCTGGGAATAGATAGTATTCCAGCTCCATCCGTCTCGATCGCTCTTGTCACAATGACGCAGGGATTCAACCTGTTCTCCCACAACGTCGGGACGCGTGCGAGTTGGAGTGCTGCCGACGAGTTCTATACTTATCTGCTATTCGGTGTTCTATGCCTATTTTTGAGCAGCCGAAAAAGACAGTCCCTCTTCGTGCTCTTCGCTGCTGTAGGCTACGCCATCGCGATCCGGTCATCAGTTGCGAATGAATGCCTGACACATGGGCACTGTTTCGACCTGACCTTTCGGTATGGCTGGGCGCGATGCATCGCCGGCTTTTTCATTGGAGCGCTTTGCTCCGACAGGCTCCCTCCCTCAGCGGCACAACGATTTTCAACTGCGATATTTCAGATACCAGTCTTTACGATTTCTGTCGGGCTGATCGTAGCTACAAGCCTAATCCCTTGGCTCGCCTTCGCTGCGCCACTCATCTTTTTGGCACTTGTCGTGTCTTTATCTGAAGATGCCGGGCCTGTGGCACGGCTATTCCAGCTACGTGCATTCCAATATCTGGGGAAAATTTCCTATTCCCTCTATCTCGTGCATGCCATGTTGACCGGATTCCTCGTTCTATTCTCTCCACAACTACACTCAATACGCGGACCAATGCTCGTCGGCTTGATCTTCATTTTCATGTCGATTCTGATCGCAGATGTGCTGTCGCGCTGCATCGAAATGCCGTTCCGATCGATATTCCGAAAGGTGGCTGACAGAGCGTCAATAAAGCGGCCCAAAAGTGCTGCCCAAAATCGTAGACCCTCCCCTGCCCAAGAGCCATGAGCGACCCTTGTTCAGTCAGGGAATCCTACCGGCAAACCTAGGATCTCTGCTGCTTTTACAAACGCCATGTACCTAGCATCACTCGTGTCTACGACCCCCTGATTTGGAAATTCAACAGCATCCTGCTGCCCTCCGAATATGGACACGATGGAAGTCTCGCTACTGTCAGAAAACTGAACATATGCCTTTGACATTAAACGACCTCAAAACTTGTAAGAGGAAATGTTTAGACCGAACGTCATCGTGCCCGAGCTGATTTGGGCTTTATAGTAGATCGTTTGGGGGGTAATTAGCGGAATATCAGCCGAAGTCACATTCGAGCCGTTAGACCCATTGAATGAGAGATATGAGCCATACGTCCCACCGGAATCGCCGTTCAGATTCACGGACCCACTGCCGCTAGCGCTCGACTGGATTCCAATGATGAAACTGGCTGTTTTCGCGTTTTTCGGGGCAATAGATGCAATCGACAGCAACGTAGGGCTGGTCTGCTGCACTGAAGTGCTAATGATCTGAGACGGCTGCGGGAAAATTGTTCTATTAGTCTGAAAGCCATTGCCAAACAAACCGCCCGAAGTCGTCGGCCATACGCTCACCAGCGCGCTCGCCGTATAGCCCGTGGGCATGTGCGTACCGCCGTACACCTCCGGCGCCTTAGCCGAGGTGGCGTCCGTCGCGAGCAACGCGGTCGCCCCGCTCGACGGGTTGAGGATGGCGTAGATCGCGACGAAGCCGGAAGCTGGCGCGCTGCCGGTATCCATGCCGCCGGCGCCGGTCGTGGACACGTTGATCGTCTTGCTGAACGACGACAGACAATAGCGAAGACCGCCGAGCGCACTTTCGACGATGATCTCGTCGGCCGAGAGCGTCGCCGATGCGGATGCGGCCGAAATGCTCATCAATAGGTTGCGACACTGGCCGACGACGCCCG from Paraburkholderia caballeronis encodes:
- a CDS encoding XRE family transcriptional regulator, which gives rise to MRIRYTAPTPKDLRDLKERLDFSGKQMADLFGLASAQQWHKYCGGSEPREMSLPMLFLAGALLNRSFSVEEVFDWCRAVGAQIETSEPPATPVPDGEQQP
- a CDS encoding acyltransferase family protein, whose product is MTIRSLEGLRGAAALLVVFYHLNLAFHYLLGVDYPALFVARNGYLAVDLFFVLSGFVINRAYRKTIDGSPELFRFMIRRFGRIWPLHIATTIILVIGTVTLGIDSIPAPSVSIALVTMTQGFNLFSHNVGTRASWSAADEFYTYLLFGVLCLFLSSRKRQSLFVLFAAVGYAIAIRSSVANECLTHGHCFDLTFRYGWARCIAGFFIGALCSDRLPPSAAQRFSTAIFQIPVFTISVGLIVATSLIPWLAFAAPLIFLALVVSLSEDAGPVARLFQLRAFQYLGKISYSLYLVHAMLTGFLVLFSPQLHSIRGPMLVGLIFIFMSILIADVLSRCIEMPFRSIFRKVADRASIKRPKSAAQNRRPSPAQEP